A DNA window from Microcystis aeruginosa NIES-843 contains the following coding sequences:
- a CDS encoding IS630-like element ISMae21 family transposase, translating into MSYSLDLRKKVIDYVENGGSITKAAALFNIGRATIYRWLGREKLEATKVKHRQRKLDWKALSKDVQENPEARLRDRAEKFGVRPSAICYALKNMKVTRKKKELRYRERNREERMKYYRVLRELIKIYGSESLVFIDESGFEEFQACFYAWSKKGKKVFGDRQGKRGKRENLVAGRRKGKKDFIAPMVFTRSLNAEGFEGWLSLYLLPSLTITSVLIMDNAPIHRKTVIKQLVEEAGHQVVFLPKYSPDLNDIEHDFSALKRARMYAPVGTPLDEIIRTYCVA; encoded by the coding sequence ATGTCTTATAGCCTAGACTTGAGAAAAAAAGTAATCGATTATGTAGAGAATGGGGGAAGCATAACCAAAGCCGCCGCTCTATTTAATATAGGAAGAGCGACGATATATAGATGGCTAGGTAGGGAAAAACTGGAAGCAACAAAGGTAAAACACCGTCAGAGAAAGCTGGACTGGAAAGCACTGTCAAAAGATGTCCAAGAAAATCCCGAGGCAAGATTAAGAGACAGAGCCGAGAAATTTGGAGTGAGACCAAGTGCCATTTGCTATGCCTTAAAAAACATGAAAGTTACCAGAAAAAAGAAGGAACTTCGTTATAGAGAAAGAAACCGAGAAGAAAGAATGAAATACTACAGAGTGCTGAGAGAATTGATTAAAATATATGGAAGTGAAAGCCTTGTATTTATTGATGAGTCAGGGTTTGAAGAATTTCAAGCCTGTTTTTATGCTTGGTCAAAAAAAGGGAAGAAAGTCTTTGGAGATAGACAAGGAAAACGAGGAAAAAGAGAGAACCTTGTCGCTGGTAGAAGAAAGGGAAAAAAAGACTTTATTGCACCGATGGTATTTACGAGAAGCCTGAATGCCGAAGGTTTTGAAGGGTGGTTATCTTTATATTTGTTGCCCTCTCTAACCATAACATCAGTATTAATTATGGATAATGCACCAATTCATCGGAAGACAGTCATTAAACAACTGGTAGAGGAAGCAGGTCATCAGGTCGTGTTTTTGCCAAAATACTCTCCTGATTTAAATGATATCGAACATGATTTTAGTGCATTAAAGAGGGCAAGAATGTATGCTCCTGTGGGGACACCCCTTGATGAAATTATTCGTACTTATTGTGTCGCCTAG
- a CDS encoding four-carbon acid sugar kinase family protein, giving the protein MSNNRPKIIVLDDDPTGSQTVHSCLLLMRWDEDTLRLGLADNAPIFFVLTNTRALTPEKAESVTREVCHNLKTALTKEGIEDFLVVSRSDSTLRGHYPIETDVIAEELGGFDAHFLIPAFFEGGRITRDSIHYLIIDGVPTPVHETEFARDSVFAYHYSYLPDYVEEKTKGKIKADDVERFLLADIRQGSLERLQKLKNNQCGVVDGETQADLDRFAEDILTAAGEGKKFLFRSAASILTSLANLGTQPIAPESMGKYKPTGEAGAIIVGSHVKKTSQQLDELLQQPNTVGVEIDVTALRDRPEQRDQLLAQALEKVKLIHKNKQTPVIYTSRQELTFASVQKRLDFGVAVSTLLMDIVKGLPSDISFLISKGGITSNDVLSTGLSLQSARLLGQILPGVSMVRTAADHHLFPNLPVVLFPGNVGDVRALATVYQRLCQ; this is encoded by the coding sequence ATGAGCAATAATAGACCTAAAATTATAGTCTTAGATGACGACCCGACAGGTTCCCAAACAGTCCATAGTTGTCTGTTATTGATGCGGTGGGATGAAGATACTCTCCGCTTGGGATTGGCAGATAATGCGCCAATTTTCTTTGTTTTGACCAATACTCGCGCTTTAACCCCCGAAAAAGCCGAGTCTGTCACCAGAGAAGTCTGTCATAACCTGAAAACTGCCTTAACTAAAGAGGGAATCGAGGATTTTTTGGTGGTTAGTCGTTCCGATTCTACCCTGCGCGGGCATTATCCGATCGAAACTGATGTTATTGCCGAAGAATTGGGCGGTTTTGATGCACATTTCCTGATTCCAGCCTTTTTTGAGGGAGGTAGAATCACCCGTGATAGTATTCACTATTTAATCATCGATGGCGTTCCCACTCCCGTCCACGAGACGGAATTTGCTCGCGATTCGGTTTTTGCCTACCATTACAGTTATCTGCCGGATTATGTGGAGGAGAAAACGAAAGGTAAAATTAAAGCAGATGATGTGGAAAGATTTTTACTGGCAGATATCCGTCAAGGTAGTTTAGAACGACTGCAAAAGCTCAAAAATAATCAATGTGGGGTGGTAGATGGGGAAACTCAAGCGGATCTCGATCGCTTTGCTGAAGATATTTTAACCGCCGCAGGGGAAGGAAAAAAATTTTTATTCCGTAGTGCCGCCAGTATTTTAACTTCTTTGGCTAATTTAGGAACTCAACCGATCGCACCCGAATCTATGGGTAAGTATAAGCCCACGGGGGAAGCCGGGGCAATTATCGTCGGTTCCCACGTCAAAAAAACTAGCCAACAATTAGATGAACTGCTTCAACAACCCAACACCGTCGGAGTCGAAATCGATGTGACGGCATTGCGCGATCGTCCTGAGCAACGAGATCAACTCCTAGCACAAGCTCTGGAAAAAGTCAAGCTTATTCACAAAAATAAACAAACCCCCGTGATCTATACCAGTCGGCAAGAGTTAACCTTTGCTTCTGTGCAGAAACGCCTTGATTTTGGGGTTGCCGTCTCCACCCTGTTAATGGACATTGTTAAGGGTTTACCCAGTGATATCAGTTTTTTAATCAGTAAAGGCGGAATTACCTCTAATGATGTCTTAAGTACGGGTTTAAGCCTGCAATCGGCCCGTTTACTCGGTCAGATTCTCCCCGGTGTCTCCATGGTCCGTACAGCAGCCGATCATCATCTCTTTCCTAATCTACCTGTGGTTCTTTTCCCGGGTAACGTCGGTGATGTCCGAGCTTTAGCCACAGTTTATCAACGTTTGTGTCAATAG